The following are encoded in a window of Kitasatospora sp. NBC_01250 genomic DNA:
- a CDS encoding DUF5691 domain-containing protein has product MSTDYWDQLQSAALLGTDRRPLPEPDGSPALQAAAAGVDRTDPATALLELAALTAVRRRAGLLPLPAPAPEPPAGDDERPELPAAAGRRLAVLLAGRAAGTTTQPNLAELLPQWLSLARERGYRPPAAQVPALLEAARARGELRGDAVALAGPLGRWLAERNPQWRYVLRTAGAEGPTGTDLVWQQGLFAERVTHLTRVRRRDPAAALALLAGTWPSERAEDRLLFLDALQEGLSPADEPFLEAALTDRSRNVRATAAELLSTLPGSALGRRMAERAQAAVRLVDGVLLVTPPTACDAAMQHDGIPPKSPTGRGEQAWWLGEVLAATPLSCWTHSFGLPPGRLLALPVADARTQVGAHAGPAADGGPWRDELHEAWARAAVRQGDASWARALLGPPPRRAGSPAVAGAPARLLAVLPPPERALWTAAFLRTHGPGDAFQLLGACATPWTPPLSTAVVAALERAATAGSYPWNHSGVLGLTERSLAPATAPAVAALAADAAPDTAWAETFARLAGTLRFRAEMLAELTGEEI; this is encoded by the coding sequence ATGAGCACCGACTACTGGGACCAGCTGCAGAGCGCCGCCCTGCTGGGCACCGACCGCCGCCCGCTGCCCGAGCCGGACGGCTCGCCCGCCCTGCAGGCCGCCGCCGCGGGCGTGGACCGGACCGACCCGGCCACCGCCCTGCTGGAGCTGGCCGCGCTGACCGCCGTCCGGCGCCGGGCGGGGCTGCTCCCGCTGCCCGCCCCGGCGCCGGAACCCCCGGCCGGGGACGACGAGCGCCCCGAACTGCCCGCCGCGGCGGGCCGCCGGCTCGCCGTGCTGCTGGCCGGCCGGGCCGCCGGCACCACCACCCAGCCCAATCTCGCCGAACTGCTGCCGCAGTGGCTCTCCCTGGCCCGCGAGCGCGGCTACCGCCCGCCCGCCGCCCAGGTCCCGGCGCTGCTGGAGGCCGCCCGGGCCCGCGGCGAACTGCGCGGTGACGCGGTGGCGCTGGCCGGTCCGCTCGGCCGCTGGCTGGCCGAGCGGAACCCGCAGTGGCGCTACGTGCTGCGCACCGCGGGCGCCGAGGGGCCCACCGGGACGGACCTCGTCTGGCAGCAGGGCCTCTTCGCCGAGCGGGTCACCCACCTGACCAGGGTGCGCCGCCGGGATCCGGCCGCCGCGCTCGCGCTGCTCGCCGGCACCTGGCCGAGCGAACGGGCCGAGGACCGGCTGCTCTTCCTGGACGCCCTGCAGGAGGGCCTCTCGCCGGCCGATGAGCCGTTCCTGGAGGCCGCCCTGACCGACCGCAGCAGGAACGTCCGCGCCACGGCCGCCGAACTGCTCTCCACCCTGCCCGGCTCCGCGCTCGGCCGGCGGATGGCCGAGCGGGCCCAGGCCGCGGTGCGGCTGGTCGACGGCGTGCTGCTGGTCACCCCGCCCACCGCCTGCGACGCCGCGATGCAGCACGACGGGATCCCGCCCAAGTCGCCGACCGGGCGCGGCGAGCAGGCCTGGTGGCTGGGCGAGGTGCTGGCCGCCACGCCGCTCTCCTGCTGGACGCACTCCTTCGGCCTGCCGCCAGGCCGGCTGCTCGCCCTGCCCGTCGCGGACGCCCGCACGCAGGTCGGCGCCCACGCCGGACCGGCCGCCGACGGCGGCCCCTGGCGCGACGAGCTGCACGAGGCCTGGGCCCGGGCCGCGGTGCGCCAGGGCGACGCCTCCTGGGCCCGGGCGCTGCTCGGCCCGCCCCCGCGCCGGGCCGGCTCGCCGGCCGTCGCCGGTGCGCCCGCCCGGCTGCTCGCCGTGCTGCCGCCGCCCGAGCGGGCCCTGTGGACCGCGGCCTTCCTGCGCACCCACGGCCCCGGCGACGCCTTCCAGCTGCTCGGCGCCTGCGCCACCCCGTGGACCCCGCCGCTCAGTACCGCCGTGGTGGCGGCCCTGGAACGGGCGGCCACGGCCGGTTCCTACCCGTGGAACCACAGCGGCGTGCTGGGCCTGACGGAACGTTCGCTCGCACCGGCCACCGCACCAGCGGTCGCCGCGCTGGCCGCCGACGCCGCGCCGGACACCGCCTGGGCGGAGACCTTCGCCCGGCTGGCCGGCACGCTGCGGTTCCGCGCGGAGATGCTCGCCGAACTCACCGGGGAAGAGATCTGA
- a CDS encoding acyltransferase family protein, whose protein sequence is MPLSVLSSRWRFPSLISAPPAAGASPGTGPGHTRLYVLDGLRLGAALSVLLFHYVGKPVGWEQAWRGAPDKLLPGVHAVALYGWLGVELFFLISGFVICMSCWGKRPRDFLVSRLIRLYPAYWVAVLITSVVVVAAGYPFSTVKDITARTVLINLTMLQQPYGATAIDPSYWTLWVEMLFYLLFAVVVAMGLTYRRVVAFCGIWTFAAAIAPSVGLPLLDTLTQPAYAPLFVAGVTIYLMHRFGANLLLWGLLGFSWLAAQYRLEGSVQMYQQWLPEHISWSRSVAVMTCCFLLVLGAALGAFDWIQWRWLTLAGALTYPVYLLHQEVGLTMIGWLRQRLAPAPTLAMVTVGVLVLAWLVHRLVERPLSRVLKRGLTVSFESFATDDGDLLARAGRVRSTP, encoded by the coding sequence GTGCCACTCTCCGTGCTATCGAGCCGGTGGCGGTTCCCGTCCCTGATCTCCGCGCCGCCCGCGGCCGGGGCCTCGCCCGGCACGGGGCCTGGCCACACGCGGCTGTACGTGCTCGACGGGTTGCGCCTGGGGGCGGCGCTCAGCGTGCTGCTCTTCCATTACGTGGGAAAGCCCGTGGGCTGGGAGCAGGCCTGGCGGGGGGCACCTGACAAACTGCTCCCGGGCGTCCATGCGGTGGCACTCTACGGCTGGCTCGGTGTCGAGCTGTTCTTTCTGATCAGCGGTTTCGTCATCTGCATGTCCTGCTGGGGAAAACGGCCCCGGGATTTCCTCGTCTCGAGACTGATCCGGCTCTATCCCGCCTACTGGGTCGCGGTCCTGATCACCTCGGTGGTCGTCGTGGCTGCCGGCTACCCGTTCAGCACGGTGAAGGACATCACCGCGCGCACTGTCCTGATCAACCTGACGATGCTCCAGCAGCCTTATGGGGCAACGGCGATCGATCCCAGTTACTGGACGCTCTGGGTCGAGATGCTGTTCTACCTGCTGTTCGCTGTCGTGGTGGCGATGGGCCTGACCTACCGGCGGGTGGTGGCCTTCTGCGGGATCTGGACCTTCGCCGCGGCCATCGCGCCGAGCGTCGGGCTCCCGTTGCTGGACACCCTCACCCAACCCGCCTACGCGCCGCTCTTCGTGGCGGGCGTGACGATATACCTGATGCACCGGTTCGGTGCGAACCTCCTGCTCTGGGGGCTGCTCGGGTTCTCCTGGCTGGCGGCGCAGTACCGGTTGGAGGGCAGCGTCCAGATGTACCAGCAGTGGCTTCCCGAGCACATCTCGTGGAGTCGCTCGGTGGCTGTCATGACGTGCTGCTTCCTCCTGGTGCTCGGTGCCGCTCTCGGTGCCTTCGACTGGATCCAATGGCGTTGGCTGACGTTGGCCGGTGCGCTTACCTACCCTGTCTACCTCCTGCACCAGGAGGTCGGGCTGACCATGATCGGCTGGTTGCGCCAGCGGCTCGCACCAGCACCCACGCTCGCCATGGTGACGGTCGGTGTCCTGGTACTTGCCTGGCTGGTGCACCGGCTGGTGGAGCGGCCCCTGTCCCGCGTCCTGAAGAGGGGGCTGACCGTCTCCTTCGAGTCCTTCGCCACGGATGACGGCGACTTGCTCGCCCGAGCCGGCAGAGTGCGATCCACCCCGTGA
- the pcrA gene encoding DNA helicase PcrA → MSSLFDDLPLPGFEPFEAKPAADAMPVHLAEEPPPEDYDGPGGYEEEIPSDLFHTDHAAQSERDAYYRNGAHRTVVDPAQLLEGMNDPQREAVLHAGAPLLIVAGAGSGKTRVLTHRIAYLLGARGVQPGEILAITFTNKAAGEMRERVEQLVGPRARAMWVSTFHSACVRILRRESKRLGFTSSFSIYDSADSQRLMSLVCRDLDLDPKQFPPKSFTAKVSNLKNELIDEETYAGQAANPMERKLAEAYTLYQARLREANALDFDDIIMTTVNLLQAFPDAAEHYRRRFRHILVDEYQDTNHAQYMLVRELTGGAAGSAPRRTVDGDFVNPAAAGLAELPPAELCVVGDADQSIYAFRGATIRNILQFEEDYPDATTILLEQNYRSTQTILSAANAVIERNANRREKKLWTAGEHGEKVVGYVADDEHGEAQFIAEEIDRLTDAGDAKPGDVAIFYRTNAQSRVFEEVFIRVGLPYKVVGGVRFYERREVRDVLAYLRVLSNPEDTVPLRRILNVPKRGIGDRAEAMIEALASRERISFAQALLRVDEAYGMAARSANAVRKFNELLAGLRQVVESGAGPAAVLEAVLEETGYLAELQSSTDPQDETRVENLQELASVALEYEQDPGERPDAGEDGAPPVGSLADFLERVALVADSDQIPDEEDGAGVITMMTLHTAKGLEFPVVFLTGMEDGIFPHMRALSQVKELEEERRLAYVGLTRARQRLYLTRSVLRSAWGQPAYNPASRFLEEIPTELVQWKRTGAAAVPAARGLSTSGSRGSGGGSSSGGAASPKAGWGKSARKVTEREVVALAVGDRVSHDSFGLGTVVSTEGVADRAKATIDFGASGRKVLLLRYAPVEKL, encoded by the coding sequence ATGAGTAGCCTCTTTGACGACCTCCCGCTGCCCGGCTTCGAGCCCTTCGAGGCGAAGCCCGCCGCCGACGCGATGCCCGTGCACCTGGCCGAGGAGCCTCCGCCGGAGGACTACGACGGCCCCGGCGGGTACGAGGAAGAGATCCCCAGTGACCTCTTCCACACCGACCACGCCGCGCAGTCCGAGCGCGACGCCTACTACCGCAACGGCGCCCACCGCACCGTGGTCGACCCGGCCCAACTGCTGGAGGGGATGAACGACCCGCAGCGCGAGGCGGTGCTGCACGCCGGGGCGCCGCTGCTGATCGTGGCCGGTGCCGGTTCGGGCAAGACCCGGGTGCTGACCCACCGGATCGCCTACCTGCTGGGTGCCCGCGGGGTGCAGCCGGGCGAGATCCTGGCGATCACCTTCACCAACAAGGCGGCCGGCGAGATGCGCGAGCGCGTCGAGCAGTTGGTGGGGCCGCGGGCGCGGGCGATGTGGGTGTCCACCTTCCACAGCGCGTGCGTGCGGATCCTGCGCCGGGAGAGCAAGCGGCTCGGCTTCACCTCCAGCTTCTCGATCTACGACTCGGCCGACTCGCAGCGGCTGATGTCGCTGGTCTGCCGGGACCTGGACCTGGACCCCAAGCAGTTCCCGCCGAAGTCGTTCACCGCCAAGGTCTCCAACCTCAAGAACGAGCTGATCGACGAGGAGACCTACGCCGGGCAGGCCGCCAACCCGATGGAGCGCAAGCTCGCGGAGGCGTACACGCTCTACCAGGCGCGGCTGCGCGAGGCCAACGCGCTGGACTTCGACGACATCATCATGACCACGGTCAACCTGCTGCAGGCCTTCCCGGACGCGGCCGAGCACTACCGGCGCCGGTTCCGGCACATCCTGGTGGACGAGTACCAGGACACCAACCACGCGCAGTACATGCTGGTGCGCGAGCTGACCGGCGGCGCGGCGGGCTCGGCGCCCAGGCGCACGGTGGACGGCGACTTCGTGAACCCCGCCGCCGCGGGGCTCGCCGAGCTGCCGCCGGCCGAGCTGTGCGTGGTGGGTGACGCCGACCAGTCGATCTACGCCTTCCGCGGTGCGACGATCCGCAACATCCTCCAGTTCGAGGAGGACTACCCCGACGCCACCACGATCCTGCTGGAGCAGAACTACCGCTCCACCCAGACGATCCTGAGCGCCGCCAACGCGGTGATCGAGCGCAACGCCAACCGCCGCGAGAAGAAGCTCTGGACGGCCGGGGAGCACGGCGAGAAGGTGGTCGGCTACGTCGCCGACGACGAGCACGGCGAGGCGCAGTTCATCGCCGAGGAGATCGACCGGCTGACGGATGCCGGCGACGCCAAGCCCGGTGACGTGGCGATCTTCTACCGGACGAACGCCCAGTCCCGGGTCTTCGAGGAGGTGTTCATCCGGGTCGGGCTGCCGTACAAGGTGGTCGGCGGGGTGCGCTTCTACGAGCGCCGGGAGGTCCGCGACGTGCTGGCCTACCTGCGGGTGCTCTCCAACCCCGAGGACACCGTGCCGCTGCGCCGAATCCTCAACGTGCCCAAGCGCGGCATCGGCGACCGCGCGGAGGCGATGATCGAGGCGCTGGCCTCGCGCGAGCGGATCTCCTTCGCCCAGGCGCTGCTGCGCGTCGACGAGGCGTACGGGATGGCCGCGCGCTCGGCCAACGCGGTGCGCAAGTTCAACGAGCTGCTGGCCGGGCTGCGCCAGGTGGTCGAGTCGGGGGCCGGGCCGGCCGCTGTGCTGGAGGCGGTCCTGGAGGAGACCGGGTACCTGGCCGAGCTGCAGTCCTCCACCGACCCGCAGGACGAGACCCGGGTGGAGAACCTCCAGGAGCTCGCCTCGGTGGCCCTGGAGTACGAGCAGGACCCGGGCGAGCGCCCCGACGCGGGCGAGGACGGCGCGCCGCCGGTCGGCTCGCTGGCCGACTTCCTGGAGCGGGTCGCGCTGGTCGCCGACTCCGACCAGATCCCGGACGAGGAGGACGGCGCGGGCGTCATCACGATGATGACCCTGCACACCGCCAAGGGCCTGGAGTTCCCGGTGGTCTTCCTGACCGGCATGGAGGACGGCATCTTCCCGCACATGCGGGCGCTGAGCCAGGTCAAGGAGCTGGAGGAGGAGCGCCGGCTCGCCTACGTCGGCCTGACCCGGGCCCGGCAGCGGCTCTACCTGACCCGCAGCGTGCTGCGCAGCGCCTGGGGGCAGCCGGCCTACAACCCGGCCTCGCGGTTCCTGGAGGAGATCCCGACCGAGCTGGTGCAGTGGAAGCGCACCGGCGCGGCCGCGGTGCCGGCTGCCCGCGGGCTGTCGACCAGCGGCTCGCGCGGCTCGGGGGGCGGCTCCTCCTCGGGCGGCGCGGCCTCGCCGAAGGCGGGCTGGGGCAAGTCGGCGCGCAAGGTGACGGAGCGGGAGGTGGTCGCGCTGGCGGTCGGCGACCGGGTCAGCCACGACAGCTTCGGGCTGGGCACCGTGGTGAGCACCGAAGGGGTGGCGGACCGGGCGAAGGCCACCATCGACTTCGGCGCCTCGGGCCGCAAGGTGCTGCTGCTGCGGTACGCGCCGGTCGAGAAGCTCTGA
- a CDS encoding cobalamin B12-binding domain-containing protein, whose translation MVGSGPIRVVVAKPGLDGHDRGVKVIARALRDAGVEVIYTGLHQTPEQVVDTAIQEDAAGIGLSILSGAHMTLCARVLDLLRERGAADITVFCGGIIPAADIPELKALGVAEIFTPGTPTGEVVAWVQANLGAAESG comes from the coding sequence ATGGTGGGGTCGGGCCCGATCCGGGTGGTGGTCGCCAAGCCAGGTCTCGACGGCCACGACCGCGGTGTCAAGGTGATCGCCCGGGCCCTGCGGGACGCCGGGGTGGAGGTGATCTACACCGGCCTGCACCAGACGCCCGAGCAGGTGGTGGACACCGCGATCCAGGAGGACGCCGCCGGGATCGGCCTGTCGATCCTGTCCGGCGCGCACATGACGCTCTGCGCCCGGGTGCTCGACCTGCTCCGGGAGCGGGGCGCGGCAGACATCACGGTGTTCTGCGGCGGCATCATCCCGGCCGCCGACATCCCCGAGCTGAAGGCGCTGGGCGTCGCGGAGATCTTCACCCCGGGCACCCCGACCGGCGAGGTGGTGGCCTGGGTGCAGGCCAATCTCGGTGCCGCTGAGTCTGGTTGA